A genomic window from Streptomyces mirabilis includes:
- a CDS encoding GNAT family N-acetyltransferase → MAELIAPTGRLHSSWLTARDEWQPGAHQDGAGLRLVGDDDLDSPEGFVSWVERLRQQSDRSLPVGEGRVHATHWWIVDGETYLGAIDLRHYLNAFLLEGGGHIGYSVRPSARRRGLASWALGAVLLKAPALGLDRVLLTCDDGNVGSARTIESNGGVLEDVRSTETGVKRRYWITLDDAGHSHSFMAATRTVAS, encoded by the coding sequence ATGGCTGAACTGATCGCTCCCACTGGACGGCTGCATTCCTCGTGGCTCACGGCGCGTGACGAGTGGCAGCCTGGTGCTCACCAGGACGGGGCTGGCCTGCGTCTGGTTGGTGACGATGACCTCGACAGCCCGGAAGGGTTCGTCTCATGGGTTGAGCGACTGCGACAGCAATCGGACCGGTCGCTGCCTGTCGGGGAAGGCCGCGTCCACGCTACCCATTGGTGGATCGTCGACGGCGAGACGTATCTCGGGGCCATCGACCTTCGGCACTATCTGAACGCCTTTCTGTTGGAAGGGGGCGGACACATCGGCTACAGCGTTCGGCCTTCCGCCAGGAGACGCGGACTGGCCTCGTGGGCGCTGGGAGCGGTTCTGCTCAAGGCGCCGGCGCTCGGTCTGGACCGGGTCCTTCTCACCTGTGACGACGGCAACGTCGGCTCGGCGCGGACCATCGAAAGCAACGGCGGCGTCCTCGAAGATGTGCGCAGCACCGAAACCGGGGTCAAGCGCCGCTACTGGATCACTCTCGACGACGCTGGTCACAGCCATTCATTTATGGCTGCGACGAGGACGGTCGCCTCGTAG
- a CDS encoding PIG-L family deacetylase, producing MTDRPLTLMAVHAHPDDEATGTGGVLAQYAAEGIRTVLVTCTDGGCGDGPGGVKPGDPGHDPAAVALMRRQELEASCDVLKVSDLEMLDYADSGMTGWPSNDAPGSFWQTPVQEGAARLAELMRHYRPDVVVTYDENGFYGHPDHIQAHRITMAALEMTALTPKVYWTTMPRSMMQRFGEIMREFHEDMPEPDPAEAAAMAEIGLPDDEITTWVDTTAFSGQKFDALAAHASQGENIFFLKMGKERFGELMGMETFVRVQDATGAAIPENDLFAGLR from the coding sequence ATGACTGACCGGCCCTTGACGCTCATGGCAGTACACGCCCACCCCGACGACGAGGCGACCGGAACCGGAGGGGTCCTGGCGCAGTACGCGGCGGAAGGCATCCGCACGGTTCTCGTGACGTGCACCGACGGCGGTTGCGGTGACGGACCGGGGGGTGTCAAGCCGGGCGATCCTGGGCACGATCCGGCGGCGGTCGCCTTGATGCGCCGTCAAGAACTTGAGGCGAGCTGTGACGTCCTGAAGGTCAGCGATCTGGAGATGCTGGACTATGCCGACTCCGGGATGACGGGCTGGCCGAGCAACGACGCCCCCGGATCCTTCTGGCAGACCCCCGTGCAGGAAGGCGCGGCCCGGCTCGCGGAACTCATGCGGCACTACCGACCTGACGTGGTCGTCACCTACGACGAGAACGGCTTCTACGGCCACCCCGACCACATCCAGGCCCACCGCATCACGATGGCGGCGCTGGAGATGACCGCGCTGACACCGAAGGTGTACTGGACCACGATGCCCCGCTCGATGATGCAGCGGTTCGGCGAGATCATGCGCGAGTTTCATGAGGACATGCCGGAGCCGGATCCTGCCGAGGCGGCCGCGATGGCCGAGATCGGCCTCCCCGACGATGAGATCACCACGTGGGTGGACACCACCGCGTTCAGCGGTCAGAAGTTCGACGCGTTGGCCGCGCACGCCAGTCAGGGCGAGAACATCTTCTTCCTCAAGATGGGCAAGGAGAGGTTCGGCGAGTTGATGGGCATGGAGACCTTCGTACGTGTCCAGGACGCCACCGGCGCGGCCATACCCGAGAACGATCTCTTCGCCGGACTGCGCTGA
- a CDS encoding type 1 glutamine amidotransferase domain-containing protein, producing MAKVLFIVSGASYWVLKDGTRYATGYWAEEFANPYKILTDAGHEIVVATPNGVIPTVDMMSLRPEMVGGNDSALELEAVIRSAEVMRRPLRLSDVRLEDYDAVYLPGGHGPMSDLAWDADAGRLLTRQLTSGSPLFIVCHAPASMLATRIHGESPFKGFNVTCFTNEEEEGVGLASRAPWLLETDVQEKVGVNFSRGPIWEPYMVEDRNLVTGQNPASAAILGNRMLEILK from the coding sequence ATGGCCAAGGTGCTTTTCATCGTGAGCGGTGCCAGCTACTGGGTGCTGAAGGACGGCACGAGGTACGCGACGGGCTACTGGGCCGAGGAGTTCGCTAACCCGTACAAGATCTTGACGGACGCCGGTCACGAGATCGTCGTCGCGACCCCGAACGGCGTGATCCCGACCGTCGACATGATGAGCCTGCGCCCCGAGATGGTCGGCGGAAACGACAGCGCCCTCGAACTGGAGGCCGTGATCCGTTCAGCGGAGGTGATGCGTCGGCCGCTGCGGCTGTCGGACGTCCGCCTCGAGGACTACGACGCGGTGTATCTCCCAGGCGGTCACGGTCCGATGTCGGACCTGGCTTGGGACGCCGACGCCGGACGGCTGCTGACGCGGCAGCTGACCTCGGGCAGCCCGCTGTTCATCGTCTGTCACGCCCCCGCCTCGATGCTGGCGACCAGGATCCACGGCGAGTCGCCGTTCAAGGGCTTCAACGTCACATGCTTCACCAATGAGGAGGAGGAGGGCGTCGGGCTGGCCTCCAGGGCGCCGTGGTTGCTGGAGACCGACGTGCAGGAGAAGGTCGGGGTCAACTTCAGCCGCGGCCCGATCTGGGAGCCGTACATGGTCGAGGACCGCAACCTGGTCACCGGGCAGAACCCGGCCTCGGCCGCGATCCTGGGCAACCGAATGCTGGAAATCCTCAAGTGA
- a CDS encoding polysaccharide deacetylase family protein — MKRHNRRSVFYGSLTGAVVAAMAAGGCGAGGGSATGPAATSSQPAPSTAPSPAAWQKWGLTALPAPPKPPADKPVKLSATGTVPVFEHLPTSQEVVFITIDDGAEKDPKFIEMMRDLRIPITMFLMNDTIKSDYGYFKPLQAMGNHIQNHTLHHPAMNTLPLARQKEEVCGDQKILTQQYGTAPLLFRPPYGAYNSDTQTAVGECGPRAIVRWQESMQITTMRYQQTDKKLRPGDIILAHFRGPKELKGTTMTEMFGNLLKHIQKQGFTVARLEDYIQPPTG, encoded by the coding sequence GTGAAGCGGCACAACAGGCGGAGCGTGTTCTACGGGTCGCTGACGGGCGCGGTCGTGGCGGCCATGGCGGCCGGCGGCTGCGGCGCAGGGGGTGGCAGCGCAACCGGTCCGGCCGCCACCTCGTCGCAGCCGGCCCCCAGCACCGCACCGAGCCCCGCCGCCTGGCAGAAGTGGGGTCTCACGGCGCTGCCCGCTCCCCCGAAACCCCCGGCCGACAAGCCCGTCAAGCTCTCCGCCACCGGAACCGTCCCGGTCTTCGAGCACCTACCGACCTCGCAGGAGGTCGTGTTCATCACGATCGACGACGGAGCGGAGAAGGACCCCAAGTTCATCGAGATGATGAGGGACTTGAGGATTCCGATCACGATGTTCCTCATGAACGACACCATCAAGTCGGACTACGGGTACTTCAAACCACTGCAGGCGATGGGTAACCACATCCAGAACCACACCCTGCACCACCCCGCGATGAACACCCTCCCGTTGGCCCGCCAGAAGGAAGAAGTGTGCGGCGACCAGAAAATCCTCACCCAGCAGTACGGCACCGCACCGCTGCTGTTCCGCCCGCCCTACGGCGCATACAACAGCGACACACAGACCGCGGTGGGGGAATGCGGTCCCCGGGCCATCGTCCGGTGGCAGGAATCCATGCAGATCACCACCATGCGGTATCAGCAAACGGACAAGAAACTGCGTCCCGGCGACATCATCCTCGCCCACTTCCGCGGGCCCAAGGAACTCAAGGGCACCACGATGACGGAGATGTTCGGCAATCTGCTCAAGCACATCCAAAAACAGGGATTCACCGTGGCGCGCCTGGAGGACTACATCCAGCCACCGACTGGGTGA
- a CDS encoding MFS transporter codes for MWPLYAAGFTTAFGAHSVAANLGRFTTGHHQSLLVLGGLLALYDGAEVLLKPVFGTLADKVGPRPVLLGGLLAFAAASALFAFADNTSLLWAARLGQGAAASAFSPAASALVARLNPVAKHGRAFGSYGFYKSIGYTAGPLLGGALVAGGGLPLLFTAMTALAAAVAVWAVVAVPAVPPLPKARQTVVDLAKRLGQGSFLRPTTALALATAALSAGVGFLPVTGAAAHLGPVATGAAVSLLAACAALVQPRAGAALDHGRITTATGISAGLAVTAAGLAAAMLPGLTGLLLAAILIGAGTGMITPLGFAALATASPAERLGQTMGAAELGRELGDAGGPLLVAAVAAATTLTAGFAALAALTAAAVLASRVGDERGVPRLRP; via the coding sequence CTGTGGCCCCTGTACGCGGCGGGCTTCACCACCGCGTTCGGCGCCCACAGCGTCGCGGCGAACCTGGGCCGCTTCACCACCGGCCACCACCAGTCGCTCCTGGTCCTGGGTGGCCTGCTCGCCCTGTACGACGGTGCCGAGGTCCTCCTCAAGCCCGTCTTCGGCACCCTGGCCGACAAGGTCGGCCCCCGCCCGGTACTGCTCGGCGGACTGCTCGCATTCGCCGCGGCCTCGGCCCTGTTCGCCTTCGCCGACAACACCTCATTGCTGTGGGCGGCCCGTCTGGGCCAGGGCGCGGCAGCCTCCGCCTTCTCCCCGGCCGCCTCCGCCCTGGTCGCCCGCCTCAACCCCGTCGCCAAGCACGGCCGGGCATTCGGCTCCTACGGCTTCTACAAGAGCATCGGCTACACCGCCGGACCGCTGCTCGGCGGGGCGCTGGTGGCCGGTGGCGGACTGCCGCTGCTGTTCACCGCCATGACCGCGCTGGCCGCAGCCGTCGCCGTCTGGGCGGTCGTTGCCGTCCCCGCTGTACCACCCCTGCCCAAGGCCCGACAAACGGTCGTCGACCTCGCCAAACGGCTCGGGCAGGGCAGTTTCCTGCGCCCGACCACAGCACTGGCACTGGCTACCGCGGCCCTGTCGGCCGGCGTGGGCTTCCTGCCGGTCACCGGCGCCGCCGCCCACCTCGGGCCGGTTGCCACCGGGGCAGCCGTCTCCCTTCTCGCGGCCTGCGCGGCCCTGGTCCAGCCCCGGGCCGGAGCCGCTCTCGACCACGGGCGCATCACTACCGCGACGGGCATCAGCGCAGGGCTTGCGGTCACCGCCGCCGGACTCGCCGCAGCGATGCTGCCCGGCCTGACCGGCCTCCTTCTCGCCGCGATCCTGATCGGGGCCGGCACCGGCATGATCACCCCGCTCGGCTTCGCCGCCCTGGCCACAGCCAGCCCCGCCGAACGGCTCGGCCAGACCATGGGTGCCGCCGAACTCGGCCGCGAACTCGGCGACGCCGGCGGCCCCCTCCTCGTCGCCGCCGTGGCCGCGGCGACCACCCTCACGGCAGGCTTCGCCGCCCTCGCAGCCCTGACCGCTGCAGCAGTCCTCGCCAGCCGGGTCGGCGACGAACGCGGTGTTCCCCGGCTCCGGCCGTAG
- a CDS encoding M56 family metallopeptidase translates to MHLLIYLPLLFPVPAALAARPLAERLAPWLATWLLTTCALALAALSCVALGVLVVAGLVRLPLAALVGDWSLATVRAGDSVSKIEAAVAGALLVAAVLAGVRMLWRRIRALAAAAFEAACLPGHGQLVVVDDTVPDAYALPGLPGRVVVSTGMLDALNDADRKAMLAHERAHLACHHYAFVAAAHLAAACNPLLRPAAAAVAYTVERWADERAATTCGDRRQVARAVGKAALATTHHPARRRVPGAVLGLLGRRRSALHGAGPVPRRVAALLAEPHAYCPPLNYPILPLAAAAAVVGASALCAFAAVHDLHVVLKLAGAG, encoded by the coding sequence ATGCACTTGCTGATCTACCTGCCCCTCCTCTTCCCCGTCCCGGCCGCGCTGGCCGCACGGCCGCTCGCCGAACGACTGGCACCGTGGCTGGCCACGTGGCTGCTGACCACCTGCGCGCTGGCGCTGGCAGCGCTGAGCTGCGTGGCCCTCGGGGTGCTGGTCGTGGCGGGCTTGGTGCGGCTGCCGCTGGCCGCCCTGGTGGGCGACTGGTCGCTGGCCACCGTGCGCGCGGGTGACTCGGTGTCGAAGATCGAGGCCGCCGTCGCGGGTGCGCTGCTCGTGGCCGCAGTGCTCGCGGGGGTTCGGATGCTGTGGCGCCGGATCCGGGCGCTGGCCGCCGCGGCGTTCGAGGCGGCCTGCCTGCCCGGGCACGGCCAGCTGGTGGTCGTGGACGACACGGTCCCCGACGCGTACGCGCTGCCCGGCCTGCCCGGCCGGGTGGTGGTGTCCACCGGCATGCTGGACGCTCTCAACGACGCCGACCGCAAGGCCATGCTCGCGCACGAACGTGCCCACCTGGCCTGCCACCACTACGCCTTCGTCGCCGCCGCCCACCTGGCCGCCGCCTGCAACCCGCTACTGCGGCCGGCGGCTGCCGCGGTCGCCTACACCGTGGAGCGCTGGGCGGACGAGCGCGCCGCGACCACGTGCGGCGACCGCCGCCAGGTCGCCCGCGCGGTGGGCAAGGCCGCCCTGGCCACGACCCACCACCCCGCCCGCCGACGGGTCCCCGGGGCCGTCCTCGGACTGCTCGGACGCCGCCGTTCCGCACTGCACGGCGCCGGTCCCGTGCCACGCCGCGTCGCCGCCCTGCTCGCCGAGCCGCACGCCTACTGCCCGCCGCTGAACTACCCCATCCTGCCTCTGGCCGCAGCCGCCGCCGTGGTCGGTGCCAGCGCGCTGTGCGCCTTCGCCGCCGTCCATGACCTGCACGTTGTCCTCAAACTCGCCGGCGCCGGCTGA
- a CDS encoding BlaI/MecI/CopY family transcriptional regulator: MNTGPAPGERRPGGALEAEVLALLQACRQAQTPGEVLQRLGDDLSYSTVVTVLSRLFDKGLLARSKQGRAYAYAPVADAHGLTARRMRQVLESDPDPEAVLSRFVEDLPARDEQLLRQLLGDLPDQE, translated from the coding sequence ATGAACACCGGCCCTGCCCCGGGTGAACGCAGACCAGGCGGCGCGCTGGAGGCCGAGGTCCTGGCCCTGCTGCAGGCCTGTCGGCAGGCGCAGACCCCGGGAGAAGTACTGCAGCGGCTGGGGGACGATCTGTCCTACAGCACGGTGGTGACGGTGCTGTCGAGGTTGTTCGACAAGGGGCTGCTGGCCCGCAGCAAACAGGGCCGCGCCTACGCGTACGCGCCGGTCGCCGACGCCCATGGACTGACCGCACGACGCATGCGCCAGGTACTGGAGTCCGACCCGGACCCCGAAGCGGTCCTCTCCCGGTTCGTGGAGGACCTGCCTGCCCGGGATGAGCAGTTGCTGCGGCAGCTGCTCGGCGACCTTCCGGACCAGGAGTGA
- a CDS encoding phosphatase PAP2 family protein: MTVQSAAQLAFDGSSVDGSLFTTVTDFARDTPWLNTPIELWTNAGLGVFAVLMLMGWWNARRRDARSMALALAAPAAVVVAFAVAEVAKKLVAEVRPCYSLPHAYLVDACPARTDYAFPSGHSTTAFAAVAALWLLDRRLSAIAAVFAVLEGFTRVYVGAHYPHDVLGAALLALPVAYLASLLMGRLATPLVAHLRTGVLHPVLTTAPARAHAAR, from the coding sequence ATGACAGTGCAGTCCGCGGCCCAGCTCGCCTTCGACGGCTCTTCCGTCGACGGCTCGCTGTTCACCACCGTCACCGACTTCGCCCGCGACACCCCATGGCTCAACACCCCGATCGAGCTGTGGACCAACGCCGGCCTGGGGGTGTTCGCGGTGCTCATGCTGATGGGCTGGTGGAATGCCCGCCGTCGCGATGCCCGGTCGATGGCCCTGGCTCTGGCCGCGCCGGCCGCCGTGGTGGTTGCCTTCGCTGTCGCCGAGGTGGCCAAGAAACTGGTTGCGGAGGTGCGGCCGTGCTACTCGCTGCCCCACGCCTACCTCGTCGACGCCTGCCCCGCGCGCACCGACTACGCCTTCCCCAGCGGCCACAGCACCACCGCGTTCGCCGCCGTGGCCGCCCTGTGGCTCCTCGACCGGCGCCTGTCCGCCATCGCCGCCGTCTTCGCGGTACTGGAGGGCTTCACCCGCGTCTACGTCGGCGCCCACTACCCCCACGACGTCCTCGGCGCCGCTCTCCTCGCCCTGCCCGTCGCCTACCTGGCCAGCCTGCTCATGGGCCGCCTCGCTACCCCGCTCGTCGCCCACCTGCGCACCGGGGTCCTGCACCCCGTACTCACCACCGCTCCCGCCCGCGCCCACGCCGCCCGCTGA
- a CDS encoding DUF6417 family protein — MADGLWLHRMTGSAAEANRFAREYGTVHTPGPENTLRSPQNLPGLV; from the coding sequence GTGGCGGACGGGTTGTGGCTGCACCGGATGACCGGCTCCGCCGCGGAGGCCAACCGCTTCGCCCGCGAGTACGGGACCGTCCACACCCCCGGCCCGGAGAACACCCTCAGGTCTCCGCAGAACCTTCCGGGACTCGTGTGA
- a CDS encoding RNA-guided endonuclease TnpB family protein translates to MADSAGEVREVANPKQYDQALTQLRKASRTVSRRRGRNRRTGQAPSRRWEKANAVRNRVHHRVANLRENHLHQATARIPAEYGTVVVEDLNVKGMVRNRRLSRRISDAAFGELRRQLTYKTQRHGGRLIVADRWMPSSKTCPRCGAVKAKLPLGGRVFECDVCGLVLDRDANAGHNLAALAAANGKTGTGVTGDPGPLMVVPKPRGAKQKTRTGRTRKGTGTRGAGATPRQGTETRDRRQDTRREQLALW, encoded by the coding sequence ATGGCGGACTCGGCCGGCGAGGTCCGCGAGGTCGCGAACCCCAAACAGTACGACCAGGCACTCACGCAGCTCCGGAAGGCCTCCCGGACCGTCTCCCGCCGACGCGGCCGCAACCGGCGCACCGGACAGGCCCCGTCCCGTCGCTGGGAGAAAGCCAACGCGGTCCGTAACCGGGTGCACCACCGGGTGGCGAACCTGCGGGAGAACCATCTCCACCAGGCCACCGCGCGTATCCCCGCCGAGTACGGCACCGTCGTGGTCGAGGACCTCAACGTGAAAGGCATGGTCCGCAACCGGCGTCTGTCCCGCCGTATCTCCGACGCGGCGTTCGGGGAACTACGGCGCCAGCTCACCTACAAGACCCAGCGTCACGGTGGACGTCTGATCGTCGCCGACCGCTGGATGCCCTCCTCGAAGACCTGCCCCCGCTGCGGTGCGGTGAAAGCCAAACTGCCCCTCGGCGGGCGCGTCTTCGAGTGCGACGTCTGCGGACTCGTCCTGGACCGGGACGCGAACGCAGGCCACAACCTGGCCGCCCTCGCGGCGGCCAACGGTAAAACGGGTACCGGAGTGACCGGAGACCCGGGCCCCCTGATGGTGGTGCCGAAGCCTCGCGGAGCCAAGCAGAAGACCCGCACCGGCCGAACCCGCAAGGGGACCGGCACGCGGGGAGCTGGCGCAACACCCCGCCAGGGGACGGAAACGAGAGATCGTCGACAGGACACCAGGCGCGAGCAACTCGCGCTCTGGTGA
- a CDS encoding His/Gly/Thr/Pro-type tRNA ligase C-terminal domain-containing protein translates to MTARASGRGVGTRLLVDDRPEAAGEKFAYARLVGVPHALVISPQQTDGTVEFIDRWTSRHQEVPLSHIPGISSPQQTS, encoded by the coding sequence ATGACGGCGCGCGCCAGCGGGCGCGGCGTCGGCACACGCCTGCTCGTCGACGACCGACCCGAAGCAGCAGGTGAGAAATTCGCCTACGCCCGACTGGTCGGCGTGCCCCACGCCCTGGTCATCTCCCCGCAGCAGACCGACGGCACCGTCGAGTTCATCGACCGCTGGACCAGCCGCCACCAGGAGGTGCCTCTCAGCCATATTCCCGGCATCTCCAGCCCCCAGCAGACAAGCTAA
- a CDS encoding PadR family transcriptional regulator: MRSPQLPLALTVLALLHYKPLHPYGIQRLVKDWGKEQVVNVRQRASLYRTIERLNGDGLIAVRETGRDQQYPERTVYEVTDAGREIARAWLEEMLSAPKQEFPEFPAALSNLLLLTAEEMGDVLQRRADALAEQLDGLEGAMAAEAERGLPRITRLETEYLRAVTAAELEWVRTVVEDLRAGRLSWSKEQLDALAAGPVQQ, encoded by the coding sequence ATCCGCTCCCCGCAGCTCCCCCTCGCCCTGACCGTCCTGGCTCTGCTGCACTACAAGCCGCTGCACCCGTACGGCATCCAGCGGCTGGTCAAGGACTGGGGCAAGGAGCAGGTCGTCAACGTCAGGCAGCGTGCGAGCCTCTACCGCACGATCGAGAGACTCAATGGCGACGGGCTGATCGCGGTCCGCGAGACCGGGCGCGATCAGCAGTACCCCGAGCGCACCGTGTACGAAGTCACCGATGCGGGGCGTGAGATCGCCCGCGCCTGGCTGGAGGAGATGCTCTCCGCGCCCAAGCAGGAGTTCCCGGAGTTCCCGGCCGCTCTCTCGAATCTGCTGCTGCTCACGGCCGAAGAGATGGGGGACGTACTGCAGCGGCGGGCCGACGCCCTCGCGGAGCAGCTCGACGGACTGGAAGGGGCCATGGCCGCAGAGGCGGAGCGGGGGCTGCCGCGCATCACGCGCCTGGAGACCGAGTACCTGCGGGCGGTGACGGCCGCGGAGCTGGAGTGGGTGCGCACGGTGGTCGAAGACCTGCGAGCCGGCCGGCTCTCGTGGTCGAAGGAGCAGCTGGACGCCCTAGCGGCGGGGCCGGTGCAGCAGTGA
- a CDS encoding NAD(P)/FAD-dependent oxidoreductase, with product MTRIGKTRTALVIGGGIAGPVAAMALRQAGIEAAVHEAYDSTADGAGGGMTIAPNGQNALDAIGAGDLVRAIGTPVTAMGLRSWTGKHLAQFAPPSRLPSLQFVWRADLYRAIYDEAERRSVPIHHGKRLTGTTETDSGITAHFADGTEASADVLIGADGIRSTVRSLIDPAAAQPKYAGLVCFGARMHQSEMPSTDGVMYMCFGKRAFFGYQVFEDSSAVWFVNLPHRAPMTVSEAQAIGANEWIRILRNAFADDRTPALEMISRTNADELLITGPMENMPGVANWTHGRMTLIGDAAHAASSSSGQGASIAVESAVELARCLRDLPYDQAFAAYEQLRRPRVERIIKLGARTNSNKTAGPVGRVLRDLVMPATMKLINPEKMAWQFDHRIDWDATAAPLT from the coding sequence ATGACCCGCATCGGCAAAACCCGCACCGCGCTCGTCATCGGCGGCGGTATCGCAGGCCCGGTCGCCGCGATGGCGCTCCGCCAGGCAGGTATCGAGGCCGCCGTCCACGAGGCGTACGACTCCACGGCCGATGGGGCCGGAGGCGGCATGACCATCGCTCCGAACGGCCAGAACGCCCTCGACGCGATCGGCGCGGGCGACCTCGTCCGCGCCATCGGCACACCCGTCACCGCCATGGGACTACGGAGCTGGACGGGCAAACACCTCGCGCAGTTCGCCCCGCCCTCCCGCCTCCCGTCCCTGCAGTTCGTCTGGCGCGCCGATCTCTACCGGGCGATCTACGACGAGGCGGAGCGCCGCTCCGTCCCCATCCACCACGGCAAGCGGCTGACCGGCACGACGGAAACCGACTCCGGCATCACCGCGCACTTCGCGGACGGTACGGAAGCGAGCGCCGATGTCCTCATCGGCGCCGACGGCATCCGCTCCACGGTCCGCTCCCTGATCGACCCGGCCGCAGCACAGCCGAAGTACGCCGGCCTGGTCTGCTTCGGAGCACGGATGCACCAGTCAGAGATGCCCTCCACCGACGGCGTCATGTACATGTGCTTCGGCAAGCGCGCGTTCTTCGGCTACCAGGTCTTCGAAGACTCCTCGGCGGTGTGGTTCGTGAACCTGCCCCACCGCGCCCCGATGACAGTCTCCGAGGCCCAGGCGATCGGCGCGAACGAGTGGATACGCATCCTGCGGAACGCCTTCGCCGACGACCGCACCCCTGCCCTCGAGATGATCAGCCGTACCAACGCCGACGAGCTCCTCATCACCGGCCCGATGGAGAACATGCCGGGGGTCGCAAACTGGACCCACGGCCGCATGACCCTGATCGGCGACGCGGCCCACGCCGCCTCATCCAGCTCCGGGCAGGGCGCCTCCATCGCCGTCGAAAGCGCCGTCGAACTGGCACGCTGCCTGCGGGACTTGCCCTACGACCAGGCTTTCGCAGCGTACGAACAACTGCGCCGCCCCCGCGTCGAACGCATCATCAAGCTCGGCGCCCGCACGAACAGCAACAAGACCGCGGGCCCGGTCGGCCGCGTACTGCGCGACCTCGTGATGCCGGCCACCATGAAGCTGATCAACCCGGAGAAGATGGCCTGGCAGTTCGACCACCGCATCGACTGGGACGCGACGGCAGCCCCGCTCACGTGA
- a CDS encoding OB-fold nucleic acid binding domain-containing protein has protein sequence MNAVPLALVSSPTGDVDDEAIVPCTAKDPHIAHALLNKIRPGDLVRVSGLFALPGSADGGLQLCVDALEVLSTVPPGHFERMGPYLIVFDPDTDGVPVFTESGTRVDDADDADDADDISGVSDRFEHEQEAS, from the coding sequence ATGAACGCCGTACCCCTCGCCCTGGTCTCCTCGCCCACTGGCGACGTTGATGACGAGGCGATCGTGCCCTGCACGGCCAAGGACCCCCACATTGCCCACGCCCTGCTCAACAAGATCCGTCCCGGCGACCTGGTGCGCGTCTCCGGCCTGTTCGCCCTCCCCGGTAGCGCTGACGGAGGCCTTCAGCTCTGCGTCGACGCGCTCGAAGTGCTCTCCACCGTCCCACCAGGGCACTTCGAGCGCATGGGCCCTTACCTCATCGTGTTTGACCCGGACACCGACGGGGTCCCTGTCTTCACCGAGTCCGGCACTCGGGTCGACGACGCCGACGACGCCGACGACGCCGACGACATCAGCGGCGTCAGCGACCGCTTCGAGCACGAACAGGAAGCGTCCTGA